In Ruminococcaceae bacterium R-25, one genomic interval encodes:
- a CDS encoding exodeoxyribonuclease VII large subunit, translated as MFDFESVSHLNGYIKQSLQDNPYLAEFSVVGEISQYTVSARDHAYFSIKDDQSVINCVIFSRNRSALKIDPQIGMKVKVTGGLDYYSAGGKLQMIATNIEDKGAGDLHEQFNKLFKKLQDEGLFDGSHKKAIPILPRRIGVVTSQSGKVISDIVNTIRKRNPHHDILLYPASVQGELCPPEVISGIKYFNENKNVDVIIVARGGGSYEELFCFNDEGIARAVYASEIPVISAIGHEPDYTIIDYVADVRAATPTAAGEMVIASYADQTKEIDNLALNLDIAINQFIDSRRKALDVYKNHKALHSPAFYAREQLAVVNGLKNQLDALSSRFVKQAQSEVNEVKVRLDALNPNNVLNRGYSYVCNSKGKAVESAKSVKKGDNVSIVLADGTLLTEIKDISIKTDGGSEDA; from the coding sequence ATGTTCGATTTTGAAAGCGTAAGCCATTTAAACGGCTACATAAAGCAATCTCTGCAGGACAATCCTTATCTTGCAGAGTTTTCTGTTGTTGGTGAGATTTCCCAATATACAGTTTCTGCAAGAGACCATGCCTATTTCAGCATTAAGGATGATCAGTCGGTAATTAACTGCGTTATCTTTTCGAGAAACAGGTCAGCTCTTAAGATCGATCCGCAGATAGGAATGAAGGTAAAGGTCACAGGCGGCCTGGATTACTATTCTGCCGGCGGAAAGCTCCAGATGATCGCCACAAATATCGAAGATAAAGGCGCAGGAGACCTTCACGAACAGTTTAATAAGCTTTTCAAAAAGCTTCAGGATGAGGGCCTTTTCGACGGCTCGCATAAAAAGGCCATTCCGATACTTCCGAGAAGGATCGGCGTAGTTACTTCACAGTCAGGAAAAGTAATCTCCGATATCGTTAACACGATAAGGAAAAGAAATCCTCATCACGATATCCTTTTATATCCCGCGAGCGTTCAAGGCGAACTCTGTCCGCCGGAAGTAATCAGCGGTATTAAGTATTTCAACGAAAACAAAAATGTTGATGTCATCATTGTCGCAAGAGGCGGCGGTTCTTACGAAGAACTTTTTTGCTTCAACGATGAGGGCATCGCAAGAGCTGTTTATGCCAGCGAGATTCCCGTTATCTCTGCGATAGGCCATGAACCTGATTACACTATCATCGATTATGTTGCAGATGTCAGGGCAGCTACACCTACGGCAGCAGGAGAGATGGTCATTGCGTCTTATGCCGACCAGACAAAAGAGATCGACAATCTCGCGTTAAATCTCGATATAGCGATTAACCAATTTATCGATTCCAGGCGCAAGGCTCTGGACGTTTATAAGAACCACAAAGCGCTCCATTCTCCTGCGTTTTACGCTAGAGAACAATTGGCTGTAGTAAACGGATTAAAGAACCAGCTCGATGCTTTGTCTTCAAGATTCGTTAAGCAGGCGCAGTCTGAAGTAAATGAAGTTAAGGTCAGGCTTGATGCACTTAATCCCAATAATGTTCTTAACCGCGGCTATTCTTATGTCTGCAACAGCAAGGGAAAAGCAGTTGAGTCAGCCAAGTCGGTTAAAAAGGGCGATAACGTCAGCATCGTTTTGGCTGACGGTACATTATTAACTGAGATAAAAGATATTTCGATAAAAACAGATGGAGGATCTGAAGATGCCTGA
- a CDS encoding putative alkaline shock family protein YloU produces MNSFIRALMFIYSVVIAVISVVLLYALVDDGIFADILSPLSSIVTGPVSRYIYLGVLMLLFITSIVSITNIITSGRLNRTRLRKNDIGTVDIGPDAIESIALNAAKSAQVGIKSARCHVAPAKNQSLKVTVSCELYSNVEIPSSMAKVQEKVKKDIERFTGIAVEQVVVRVSKVEQAQTRVESR; encoded by the coding sequence ATGAATTCCTTTATTAGAGCATTGATGTTCATTTATTCCGTTGTAATAGCCGTTATTTCAGTCGTGCTGTTATATGCGCTCGTTGATGACGGTATCTTTGCGGATATCCTGTCACCTTTGTCATCTATCGTTACAGGCCCTGTAAGCAGATATATCTATCTGGGCGTTCTGATGCTCTTGTTCATCACGTCCATCGTATCAATTACAAACATCATTACATCAGGAAGACTAAACCGTACAAGATTAAGAAAGAACGATATCGGTACAGTTGATATCGGACCTGATGCTATCGAGAGTATTGCCCTCAATGCAGCAAAGTCTGCACAGGTAGGCATCAAGAGTGCGAGATGTCACGTTGCCCCCGCAAAGAACCAGTCTTTGAAGGTAACCGTATCTTGCGAACTTTATTCCAATGTTGAGATCCCTTCTTCAATGGCTAAGGTACAGGAAAAGGTAAAGAAGGATATCGAGCGTTTTACCGGTATCGCAGTTGAGCAGGTTGTTGTCAGAGTCTCCAAGGTTGAGCAAGCTCAGACAAGGGTAGAGAGCAGATAA
- a CDS encoding putative alkaline shock family protein YloU, with amino-acid sequence MEDNTNIESIKGDRSMTQGFVAQYASEAALQINGVLSLVPSFAVALKEKAGVVHEGKGVRVVFGDAAEGTVSITVYPIVKYGMIIPEIAWMIQEKVKNDVERFTGLTVESVDVYVCGVEEVS; translated from the coding sequence ATGGAAGACAATACTAACATCGAATCCATAAAAGGCGATCGTTCAATGACACAGGGCTTTGTAGCCCAGTACGCATCTGAAGCAGCGCTCCAGATAAACGGTGTTTTGTCATTGGTTCCTTCATTTGCGGTTGCACTTAAGGAGAAAGCGGGTGTAGTCCACGAGGGCAAAGGGGTTAGAGTAGTTTTCGGCGACGCTGCCGAAGGTACTGTATCTATCACCGTATATCCTATTGTTAAATACGGAATGATCATTCCCGAGATTGCCTGGATGATTCAGGAAAAGGTTAAAAATGACGTCGAGCGCTTTACTGGACTTACGGTAGAGAGTGTCGACGTTTATGTTTGCGGGGTTGAGGAGGTGTCATGA
- a CDS encoding aspartate kinase translates to MKVTKFGGSSLANAFQIQKVCNILLADEDRKIMVVSAPGKRTKDDTKVTDLLIAVAKARIAGESYDKEVEAVLARYEEIADELGIKEVLPDIEEKLLKIVKADYTEDIAYLDSVKAMGEDCCAKLVAFYLNSTGHEAKYCDPQVCGLFLEHDEAGKAVILSETYSNLAKLKEETDKILVFPGFYGYSKSGKIITFSRGGSDITGSILAASVGADVYENWTDVDNVFAVNPNLVKNPFPITEITYDEMRELSYAGFTVLHEEAIYPVFANGIPLNIKNTNNPSAKGTWIVSKRTHYDSLVTGIAGDKGFATVTVSKYMMNRQVGFLAQLLKIFSDEAISIDHIPSGIDTVTIVLRKKYFTEEKESIIVDRIQKELEADVKVERDLAIVMIVGEAMANSVGIMARAASALSNAGINLRIVNQGASEISMMFGVSESYCSYAVKVLYKELFRY, encoded by the coding sequence ATGAAAGTTACAAAATTCGGCGGATCATCTCTTGCCAACGCATTTCAGATTCAGAAAGTCTGCAACATCCTTTTGGCAGACGAAGACCGTAAGATCATGGTCGTATCTGCGCCCGGTAAGCGTACCAAGGACGATACCAAGGTAACGGATCTTCTTATTGCCGTTGCAAAGGCCAGGATCGCCGGCGAATCTTACGATAAAGAAGTTGAAGCAGTTCTCGCTCGTTACGAAGAGATTGCTGATGAATTAGGCATCAAGGAAGTTCTTCCCGACATCGAGGAAAAGCTCCTTAAGATCGTTAAAGCTGATTACACGGAAGACATCGCTTACCTTGATTCCGTCAAGGCAATGGGTGAAGACTGCTGCGCAAAGCTCGTAGCTTTCTACCTCAATTCAACCGGTCACGAAGCTAAGTATTGTGATCCCCAGGTCTGCGGTCTCTTCCTTGAACATGATGAAGCAGGCAAGGCAGTTATCCTTTCCGAGACATATTCCAACCTCGCAAAGCTTAAGGAAGAAACAGACAAGATCCTCGTCTTCCCCGGCTTCTACGGTTATTCAAAGAGCGGCAAGATCATCACATTCTCCAGAGGCGGTTCCGACATCACAGGTTCCATCCTCGCAGCTTCTGTCGGTGCTGATGTTTACGAGAACTGGACAGACGTAGACAACGTTTTCGCTGTTAACCCCAACCTCGTAAAGAATCCTTTCCCGATCACAGAGATCACATACGACGAAATGAGAGAGCTTTCTTATGCAGGATTTACAGTCCTTCACGAAGAAGCTATCTACCCTGTTTTCGCAAACGGCATTCCGCTCAACATCAAGAATACAAACAATCCTTCCGCAAAGGGCACATGGATCGTTTCAAAGCGTACACACTACGATTCACTCGTAACAGGTATCGCAGGAGATAAGGGCTTTGCTACTGTTACAGTCAGCAAGTACATGATGAACCGTCAGGTTGGATTCCTCGCCCAGCTCCTCAAGATCTTCTCTGACGAAGCAATCTCCATCGACCACATTCCTTCCGGAATCGACACAGTTACTATCGTTCTCAGAAAGAAGTATTTCACTGAAGAAAAGGAAAGCATCATCGTTGACAGGATCCAGAAGGAGCTCGAAGCTGACGTTAAGGTTGAAAGAGACCTCGCAATCGTCATGATCGTCGGCGAAGCTATGGCAAATTCCGTAGGTATCATGGCCCGTGCAGCATCCGCCCTCTCAAACGCAGGTATCAACCTCCGCATCGTTAACCAGGGCGCATCCGAGATCTCCATGATGTTCGGTGTTTCCGAGTCCTACTGCTCATACGCCGTAAAGGTCCTCTACAAGGAGCTCTTCCGCTATTAA
- a CDS encoding glutamate dehydrogenase (NADP), with the protein MDYKIENEYLNDLMQKVMARNANEPEFHQAVYEFLNSIAPALPVHPELIEKQVLERIVEPERQILFRVAWIDDNGKIQVNRGYRIQFNSAIGPYKGGIRLHPSVNISILKFLGFEQIFKNSLTGLPMGGAKGGSDFDPKGKSDNEVMAFCQSFMRELYRHIGPDCDVPAGDIGTGAREIGFMFGQYKKIVNEFSGVLTGKKLSFGGSLARTEATGYGLCYFVDALLREKMGTSFAGKTVVISGSGNVAIYATEKAQQLGAKVVALSDSNGYVYDPEGIKLDIVKDIKEVKRGRISEYADRVPSAKYTADANGSKGIWTIPCDIALPCATQNELNLDSAKTLVANGVKVVGEGANMPTTLDATKFFQDNGVFFTPGKASNAGGVATSGLEMCQNSARLSWTFEEVDAKLKGIMENIFHTVDATAKEVGCENNYVVGANIAGLLKVSDAMIAQGCI; encoded by the coding sequence ATGGATTACAAGATTGAGAATGAGTATCTTAACGATCTCATGCAGAAGGTTATGGCAAGGAATGCTAATGAGCCTGAGTTTCACCAGGCAGTATATGAATTCCTTAACTCTATCGCACCGGCACTTCCGGTACACCCTGAGCTTATCGAGAAGCAGGTTCTTGAGAGAATCGTAGAGCCTGAGCGTCAGATCCTGTTCAGAGTTGCTTGGATCGACGATAACGGCAAGATTCAGGTTAACCGTGGTTACAGAATCCAGTTCAACAGCGCTATCGGACCTTACAAGGGCGGTATCAGACTCCATCCTTCAGTAAATATCAGCATCCTTAAGTTCCTCGGCTTCGAGCAGATTTTCAAGAATTCCCTTACAGGTCTCCCTATGGGCGGCGCTAAGGGTGGTTCTGACTTCGACCCTAAGGGTAAGTCTGACAACGAAGTAATGGCTTTCTGCCAGAGCTTCATGCGTGAGCTTTACAGACATATCGGACCTGACTGCGATGTACCTGCAGGCGACATCGGTACAGGTGCAAGAGAGATCGGCTTCATGTTCGGTCAGTACAAGAAGATCGTTAACGAGTTCTCCGGCGTTCTTACAGGTAAGAAGCTCAGCTTCGGCGGCTCCCTCGCAAGAACAGAGGCTACAGGTTATGGTCTTTGCTACTTCGTAGATGCTCTTCTCCGTGAGAAGATGGGTACATCTTTCGCTGGCAAGACAGTTGTTATCTCCGGTTCAGGCAACGTTGCTATCTATGCTACAGAGAAGGCTCAGCAGCTCGGTGCTAAGGTTGTTGCTCTCTCTGACTCCAACGGTTATGTATATGATCCTGAGGGCATCAAGCTTGATATCGTTAAGGACATCAAGGAAGTTAAGAGAGGCAGAATCAGCGAGTATGCTGACAGAGTACCTTCCGCTAAGTACACAGCAGATGCTAACGGCTCCAAGGGTATCTGGACAATTCCTTGTGACATCGCTCTTCCTTGCGCTACACAGAACGAGCTCAACCTCGATTCTGCTAAGACACTCGTTGCTAACGGCGTAAAGGTAGTTGGTGAGGGTGCTAACATGCCTACAACACTCGACGCTACAAAGTTCTTCCAGGACAACGGTGTATTCTTCACACCCGGTAAGGCTTCCAATGCCGGTGGTGTTGCTACATCCGGTCTTGAAATGTGCCAGAACAGCGCTCGTCTTTCCTGGACATTCGAAGAAGTTGATGCAAAGCTTAAGGGCATCATGGAGAACATCTTCCACACAGTTGATGCTACAGCTAAGGAAGTTGGCTGCGAGAACAACTACGTTGTCGGCGCTAACATCGCTGGTCTCCTTAAGGTTTCTGACGCTATGATCGCTCAGGGCTGCATCTGA
- a CDS encoding translation elongation factor P (EF-P), translated as MISAGDFRNGLCFEMDDQVYQVVEFQHVKPGKGAAFVRTKYKNVKTGSVVERSFNPNEKFEQAQLTRQDMQFIYADGDLYYFMDQDTYEQTPIHQDKIGDGIKFLKEEMVCKVVSYKGDIFQVELPITVVLEITECEPGVKGDTANNASKYATLETGAVVKVPLFVNQGEKIKVDTRTGEYLERA; from the coding sequence ATGATCAGCGCAGGAGATTTCAGAAACGGTTTATGTTTTGAGATGGACGACCAGGTATATCAGGTCGTTGAATTCCAGCACGTTAAGCCCGGCAAGGGAGCAGCATTCGTAAGAACTAAGTATAAGAACGTTAAGACAGGATCCGTTGTTGAAAGATCCTTCAACCCTAACGAGAAGTTTGAGCAGGCTCAGCTTACAAGACAGGACATGCAGTTCATCTATGCTGACGGCGATCTCTACTACTTCATGGATCAGGATACATATGAGCAGACACCTATTCACCAGGATAAGATCGGTGATGGCATCAAGTTCCTTAAAGAAGAGATGGTTTGCAAGGTTGTATCTTACAAGGGCGATATCTTCCAGGTTGAGCTTCCTATCACAGTTGTCCTCGAGATCACAGAGTGCGAGCCCGGCGTAAAGGGTGATACAGCAAACAACGCTTCCAAGTACGCTACACTTGAGACAGGCGCTGTTGTTAAGGTACCTCTCTTCGTTAACCAGGGTGAGAAGATCAAGGTTGACACAAGAACTGGCGAATACTTAGAGAGAGCTTAA
- a CDS encoding 1-deoxy-D-xylulose-5-phosphate synthase — protein MDYKYLGKDTTPETLKAMKPEEREQLCLELRDKILNTVSSNGGHLASNLGAVELTVALLSVFDYKQDKIVFDVGHQAYSYKLLTGRFDRFNTLRQKDGISGFPRITESPYDAFDTGHSSTSISAAMGIARARDLEGKKFNVVSIIGDGALTGGLAYEAINDLGHSKTRMIIILNDNEMSIDKNVGGLSKHLSKLRISSGYISAKQTTESFLKKLGFVGRGLIKIILAIKDFFRFLLYRKTPSMFDDLGLNYYGPVDGHNMRDLIKAFDGAKEIRGPVLIHVITKKGKGYEPAETNPSDYHGVGPFNLETGVGASKTSYTTVFANTMTELAAKNPKIVAISAAMTLGTGLDNFQMKYPARFFDCGIAEEHSVTMAGGLAVSGYIPVVAIYSSFLQRAYDEMITDCCFMNSHVVFAIDRAGFVGNDGHTHHGLLDISYLNSMVNMTVLSPRDYTDLKRCLTYAVETVKGPVAIRYPRGASPFEANGPLYTELEDITKPHVVCDYGNDFALISTGKICEEADLAMELLKEQGIMGKHINLTLIKPLPAKEIWDLLVGIKYVFSLEEGIISGGFGESLERELQILGFEKDVTVFGVRNPIVRAMTQKDQLKYCGLDGVTVASSIKSALLR, from the coding sequence ATGGACTATAAATACTTAGGAAAGGATACGACACCTGAGACTCTTAAGGCAATGAAGCCTGAAGAGCGTGAACAGCTGTGCCTTGAACTAAGAGATAAGATACTTAATACCGTATCTTCAAACGGCGGACACCTTGCAAGTAACCTGGGTGCAGTAGAGCTTACTGTAGCTCTTCTTTCCGTTTTCGATTACAAGCAGGATAAGATCGTTTTCGACGTAGGTCACCAGGCTTATTCATATAAGCTCCTGACGGGCAGATTTGACAGGTTCAATACATTAAGGCAGAAGGACGGTATCTCCGGATTCCCGAGAATTACCGAATCTCCTTACGATGCTTTCGATACAGGTCACAGTTCGACTTCCATATCCGCTGCAATGGGTATTGCGAGGGCAAGAGATCTCGAAGGCAAGAAATTTAATGTCGTTTCAATAATCGGCGACGGCGCTCTTACGGGCGGACTTGCTTATGAAGCTATAAACGACTTAGGTCACAGCAAGACCAGGATGATAATCATCCTTAACGATAACGAGATGAGTATCGACAAGAATGTCGGAGGTCTTTCAAAGCACTTATCGAAGCTCAGAATCTCTTCAGGATATATCTCGGCTAAGCAGACGACGGAATCTTTCCTTAAAAAGCTGGGCTTTGTAGGCCGCGGACTTATCAAGATCATCCTCGCGATCAAGGACTTTTTCAGGTTCCTCTTGTACCGCAAAACGCCTTCAATGTTCGATGACTTAGGACTTAACTATTACGGTCCTGTTGACGGACATAACATGAGAGACCTTATCAAGGCTTTTGACGGTGCGAAAGAGATCAGGGGCCCGGTTTTGATCCATGTAATCACCAAAAAGGGTAAGGGTTACGAGCCTGCTGAGACAAATCCTTCCGATTACCACGGCGTAGGTCCGTTTAATCTTGAGACTGGTGTCGGTGCTTCGAAAACGAGCTATACGACTGTGTTTGCCAACACAATGACCGAACTTGCAGCTAAGAATCCCAAGATTGTTGCCATATCTGCTGCAATGACTTTAGGAACCGGACTTGATAATTTCCAGATGAAATATCCTGCAAGATTCTTTGACTGCGGTATCGCCGAAGAACACAGCGTTACTATGGCAGGCGGCCTTGCAGTTTCAGGTTATATTCCGGTTGTTGCGATCTATTCCTCATTCCTGCAGAGAGCTTATGACGAGATGATCACAGACTGCTGCTTCATGAACAGCCATGTTGTTTTCGCAATCGACAGAGCAGGCTTTGTCGGAAACGACGGACATACGCATCACGGACTTTTGGATATCTCGTATCTTAATTCGATGGTCAACATGACCGTCTTATCGCCAAGAGATTATACGGACCTTAAGAGGTGCCTTACATATGCCGTTGAAACGGTAAAAGGACCTGTTGCAATAAGATATCCCAGAGGAGCATCTCCTTTTGAGGCAAACGGACCGTTATATACCGAGTTGGAAGATATTACGAAGCCTCATGTCGTATGTGATTACGGCAATGATTTTGCGCTCATATCAACAGGTAAGATCTGCGAAGAAGCTGACCTTGCGATGGAGCTCTTAAAAGAGCAGGGAATAATGGGCAAGCATATAAATCTCACGCTAATAAAGCCCCTTCCTGCTAAAGAGATATGGGATCTTCTGGTTGGTATCAAGTATGTTTTCAGCCTTGAAGAAGGCATCATCAGCGGCGGTTTCGGAGAATCGTTAGAGCGCGAACTCCAGATATTGGGCTTTGAAAAGGACGTAACCGTATTCGGTGTAAGAAATCCTATAGTCAGGGCAATGACACAGAAAGACCAGC
- a CDS encoding exodeoxyribonuclease VII small subunit gives MPESKDKEMTYEAAMTELRQTVAKLSEGKATLDESLKLYERGVELVGICENKLNEVTARIEAVNKENGTTDPLNISETGV, from the coding sequence ATGCCTGAGTCTAAGGATAAAGAGATGACATATGAAGCAGCCATGACTGAGCTCCGTCAGACAGTTGCCAAGCTCTCTGAGGGAAAAGCTACACTCGATGAGTCTTTAAAGCTCTATGAGCGCGGCGTTGAGCTCGTCGGAATCTGCGAAAACAAGCTCAATGAAGTAACAGCCAGGATCGAAGCCGTCAACAAAGAAAACGGCACGACAGATCCTCTTAACATTAGCGAGACCGGAGTTTGA
- a CDS encoding NusB antitermination factor — protein MSRIETREHAMEFLFQTGFRNDPVSDQIELFRETYPDITEDEPYFLDIVYGVINSRDELDEKFVPFLKRWKLERLPQTDRIILEIAVYEILTVEDIPTSVSINEAVKLAKKYGTESSSSYINGVLSNFVKSL, from the coding sequence ATGAGCAGAATCGAAACAAGAGAACACGCTATGGAGTTTTTATTCCAGACAGGATTTAGAAATGACCCTGTCAGCGACCAGATCGAATTATTCAGGGAGACATATCCTGATATCACTGAAGATGAACCGTATTTTCTCGACATAGTATACGGCGTTATCAACAGCAGAGACGAGCTTGACGAAAAGTTCGTTCCGTTCCTCAAGAGATGGAAATTAGAGCGTCTTCCTCAGACAGACCGTATCATATTGGAGATCGCTGTTTATGAGATCCTCACAGTCGAGGATATCCCGACATCTGTTTCTATCAACGAAGCTGTTAAGCTCGCTAAAAAATACGGAACAGAGAGTTCCTCATCTTATATCAACGGCGTTTTGAGCAATTTCGTTAAGAGCCTTTGA
- a CDS encoding geranylgeranyl diphosphate synthase type II produces the protein MERDNINALMEKTEQWILPELETVFTSEEAEDITVKAALYSLYAGGKRLRPLMMYLTSDMLKLDFDIDADVKYFAATLEMLHTYSLIHDDLPALDNDDLRRGKPTCHKAFGEGIAVLAGDLLLNKAMERLFLMCEKHPGYIYAASAMAENSGISGMLGGQSIDIASEDKEISLDLLTELQRKKTGAFIEAAVVTPYYLSTLMKRSDSIKDETASDLRKLAEHIGLAFQIKDDILDVTSDSKTLGKSTGKDARDSKATFVTLLGLKGAKKRLEDESDCIKVILDKFDNNGFDTTDYRTLTDFLVNRNR, from the coding sequence ATGGAAAGAGATAATATTAACGCTCTGATGGAAAAGACAGAGCAATGGATATTACCTGAACTTGAAACTGTCTTTACCAGCGAGGAGGCAGAAGACATTACTGTAAAGGCTGCGCTTTACAGCCTTTATGCAGGCGGTAAGAGATTAAGGCCGCTCATGATGTACCTTACTTCCGATATGTTAAAGCTCGATTTTGACATCGATGCTGATGTTAAGTATTTTGCTGCCACATTAGAAATGCTCCATACATATTCACTTATCCATGACGACCTTCCGGCTCTGGATAACGATGACTTGAGAAGAGGCAAGCCCACATGCCATAAGGCATTTGGCGAGGGTATTGCCGTTCTCGCAGGAGACCTTTTGCTCAACAAGGCTATGGAGAGGTTGTTCCTCATGTGCGAAAAGCACCCGGGATATATCTATGCAGCATCTGCCATGGCTGAGAATTCAGGCATCAGCGGCATGCTCGGAGGACAGAGCATCGATATAGCATCTGAAGATAAAGAGATCTCTTTAGATCTCCTTACTGAACTTCAGAGGAAGAAGACCGGCGCGTTCATTGAAGCTGCTGTCGTTACCCCTTACTATCTTTCGACGCTTATGAAAAGAAGCGACAGTATTAAGGATGAGACTGCATCAGATTTACGAAAACTTGCCGAACATATAGGTCTCGCCTTCCAGATCAAAGATGATATCCTTGACGTAACATCCGACAGCAAGACTCTGGGCAAGAGCACCGGCAAGGACGCGAGGGATTCAAAGGCAACATTTGTTACTCTTTTGGGCCTTAAGGGCGCGAAAAAGAGACTGGAAGATGAATCAGATTGCATTAAGGTGATCCTTGATAAGTTTGACAATAACGGTTTTGATACGACTGACTACAGGACACTAACGGATTTTCTTGTTAACAGGAACAGATAA
- a CDS encoding small integral membrane protein DUF2273 (manually curated) — MERFLSRLFEKLRNTKAGVIFAVLFFIIGLLLCIFGFFKTLFIILMTAVGFFVGSFLFSDTSRFKRFLDRILPPGRFR, encoded by the coding sequence ATGGAAAGGTTTTTATCCAGACTTTTCGAGAAACTTCGTAACACCAAAGCAGGTGTTATATTTGCTGTCCTGTTTTTTATCATTGGACTATTACTTTGTATATTCGGGTTCTTTAAGACCCTATTTATCATATTAATGACGGCGGTTGGCTTCTTTGTAGGTTCGTTCCTGTTTTCCGATACGAGCAGGTTCAAGAGATTTCTTGACAGGATTTTGCCACCGGGGAGGTTTAGATGA